The genome window ctaaggttttcaaaaatccatggatacaagttgggttggcccccctagtggcagttatccataaaatccaaaatggccccactaggggggccaccccaacttgtatccatggatttttgaaaaccttaggCCCATACCTAACACCttgccaaaaatcaaaaacttatccagaagtgcccaatCTTCATGATTGTTCACATATTCCTTCCCAGCAAATCTATCAGAACGATAACAAATGATAAATTCAAGCAATGTTTTGTCTATCCTTATTTAGACTGGTGCTCTGGAATCCCAAGTCTGCATTGCTCACGGAAAGCTTGTGTCTTTGAGTGAACAGCAACTGATCGACTGTGGCATTTCTGATGATTGTTCAGGCGGTACAGTCAAGGGGGCATATGACTCCTTGACCTTGTTGGATGACGGACAACTAGACACAGAGGACTCTTATCCCTATGAGGCAAAGGTACTATGAACTGTCCTTGATGTTTCTTGAATACTGGAGCATAAAACCCTGCAGTACCTTCAGCCACAATCACTACGTCTAGACATCTAAACTCAAACATGCTTATTATGTCACTCACAGCCAGGAGGTGGAATCTGTGGGTCCAAATGAAAGATGCATTAATGAATCGTCTTTTAAACGTCCCTCAGGGATCGACCTGCCGTTTCGATGAATCTGACGTCGGTGCCGTCTGTACGGGATATGACACGGGAGACCCTGGAGATGAAGAAGGGCTCGAGGTAGCGGTGGCACTGTTAGGACCCATCTCTGTGACGGTCGATGCCGGACATGACTCCTTCCAGTCCTATCAGTCTGGTGGGTTTGCATAACCAAGACAGTGACACAAGAGGTCACAGGACAGTGACTTACATACTTTATACTCACTGCATCCTTTTCAAAATAGGTGTTGCGTTGTGTGCTGAAATACTGGAGTAAACATTAGAACAACTGACTAATTGACTGACACATAGATTGATGGCTACCTAGATAGTTAGCTAGctaaattgattgattgattgattgatttattgattgatCGGTTGATTGATCCAGGTGTCTACGATGAGCCCTCCTGCCAGAGCACTGGAAGTCATGCCATGCTGGTGGTGGGTTATGGAACTGAAGATGGCCAAGACTACTGGCTGGTGAAGAACAGGTATGTTCAACTCAT of Alosa sapidissima isolate fAloSap1 chromosome 1, fAloSap1.pri, whole genome shotgun sequence contains these proteins:
- the LOC121721510 gene encoding digestive cysteine proteinase 2-like; the encoded protein is MLIMSLTARRWNLWVQMKDALMNRLLNVPQGSTCRFDESDVGAVCTGYDTGDPGDEEGLEVAVALLGPISVTVDAGHDSFQSYQSGVYDEPSCQSTGSHAMLVVGYGTEDGQDYWLVKNSWGVNWGDEGYIKMSRNKNNQCGIASASILPNVK